The genomic segment ACAGCCGCAGCCGCACGTGCCCGTCGACCGGGGAGAACTTCACCGCGTTGTCCAGCAGGTTCAACACCGCCCGCTCGAGCGAACTGGAATCACCGCTGAGCACCCACGGCCGCAGGTCCACATCGAACTCGATCTCACCGGCACGCCGCCGCGCCCGGTCCAGCGCGCGCTCGACCACCTCGGCCAGCTCGACCCGTTCGAACTGCGCGCGCGGCTCGTCGGCCCGCGCGAGCTCGACGAGGTCGCCGATCAACTGGGTCAGCTCGTCGAGCTGGGCGCCGATGTCGGCCTCGATGTCCACCCGGTCGGAGTCCGCGAGCTTCGGCGCGCCGGCGCGGTTGGCCGCCAGCAGCAGTTCCAGGTTCGTGCGCAACGAGGTCAGCGGGGTGCGCAGCTCGTGCCCGGCGTCGGCGACCAGCTGGCGCTGGCGTTCCTGCGACTCGGCGACCGTGCCGAGCATGGTGTTGAAGCTGTGGGTCAACCGGGCGAGCTCGTCGTCACCGCTGATCGGGATCGGCGTCAGATCACCCGTTTTCGCCACGCGTTCAGTCGCCTGGGTGAGCCGTTCGACCGGCCGGAGCCCACCGCGGGCCACCACGGTCCCGGCCAGCGCGGCGACGATGATGCCCGCACCGCCGATCAGCAGCAGCACCACGGACAGCTCGTTGAGCGTGCGCTTCGTGCCCTCGAGCGGCTGGGCGATGACCAGCGCGAGCGGGGTGCCGCCGGTGACCTCGTACGGCACGGCCAGCACGCGCGAGTCGGTCCGGCCGTCGGTGCGGATCGACTGCCCGGTGGTCCTGGCCGCGACCTGCCGCTCCTGCGGCCCGATCGGCGGGCGGTCGGTGATCTGGTCGCGCAGCGCGCTCTCGCCGTTGGAGTAGATGATGTCGAACTGCACGTCGGCGAGCTTGAAGATGTAGCCCGGGATCTCCGCGCCGCCCGTGCGGATCACGTCGCGGTCGTTGAGCACCGTGCTGACGCGCGCGTTCAGGCTCTCGTCGATCTGGCTGTACAGGTTGTCGCGCACGGTGAAGTAGGCGCCGAACGAAGCCAGCGCGACCGCGCCGGCGACGCAGACCGCGGCGAGCATGGTGACGCGGAAGCCGAGCGACAACCGGCGGCGGCCCGCCTCCGGCGTCGGGTCCTGCCCGACCACGACCGTGGGAACTCCACTGCTCACGGCGGGGTCTCGCGGAGCACGTAGCCGACACCGCGCACGGTGTGGATGAGGCGCGGTTCCCCACCGGCTTCGGTCTTGCGCCGCAGGTAGCCGACGTAGACCTCGAGCGCGTTGCCCGAGGTCGGGAAGTCGTAGCCCCAGACCTCCTCGAGGATGCGGCCGCGGGTGAGCACGTGCTTCGGGTAGGAGAGGAACAGCTCCATCAGCGCGAACTCGGTGCGGGTGAGGCTGATGTCGCGCTCGCCGCGGCGGACCTCGCGGGTGCCCGGGTCCAGGGTGAGGTCGGCGAAGGACAGCGTCTCGGCCTGCTGGCCGGGCTGGGTTTCCGGGCTGGCGCGGCGGAGCAGGGCACGCAGGCGGGCGAGCAGCTCCTCCAGCGCGAACGGCTTGGGCAGGTAGTCGTCGGCACCCGCGTCCAGCCCGGAGACCCGGTCGGAGACGGTGTCGCGGGCGGTGAGCACCAGGATCGGCAGGTCGTCGCCGGTGCTGCGCAGGCGGCGGGCCACCTCGAGCCCGTCGAGGCGGGGCATCATCACGTCGAGCACCATCGCGTCGGGCCGGTTGGCGATGATCGACTCGAGGGCCATCGCACCGTCGCTGGCCAGTTCGACCTGGTAGCCGTTGAACTCCAGGGAGCGGCGGAGCGACTCCCGGACCGCCCGGTCGTCGTCGACAACGAGAATGCGCATGGGCACAGTCTTACCCGCCGGTCTGAGACAGTCCTAAGAGCACGCGCGGAATCAGCTGAATGAACTCGGTGGGGTGCCCTTGGCGACCGGCGCGTTCCAGCGGCGCCACAGCGCCAGCACCCGGATCGCGACGGTGGTGACCGCCGCCGCGGTGATGACCAGCCCGGCCGGGAGCCGCAGCAGGTGCCCCACCCCGACCAGCACGCACCCGGCCAGCGCGGCGACCGCGTAGATCTCCTTGCGCAGCACGAGCGGGATCTCGCGGAGCAGCAGATCACGCACGGCACCACCACCGATACCGGTGGTCATGCCAATGAGGCACGCGGTGTAGACCGGTGCGCCGGCGTGCAGCGCGGTCGAGGTGCCCGCGGTGGCGAACACGCCGAGCCCGAGCGCGTCGGCGAGCAGCACGGCCCGGCGCAGGCGCGCGACCTGCGGGTGGAAGAAGAAGACGAGCAGCGCGGTCGCGGCGGAAACCGCCAGGTAGGGCCAGGTGCGCAGGGTGGTCGGCGGGGTGAGGCCGAGCAGCACGTCGCGGATGATGCCGCCGCCGAGCGCCGTGGTCAGGCCGACCACGACCACGCCGAAGAGATCGAGCCGCGCCTGCACGGCGGCCAGTGCGCCCGAGCCGGCGAAGGCCACCAGCCCGATCATCTCCAGCGCGATGAGCACGGGTTCAGTCGATCAGGCCACCGCGGTAGGCGAGCAGGGCCGCCTGCACCCGGTTGGCCGCGCCGATCTTGGACAGCACCGCGCTGACGTACCCCTTGACCGTGGCTTCGGACAGGTGCAGCCTGCCGCCGATCTCGGCGTTCGACAGGCCCTGGCCGATCAGCCCGACGACCTCGCGCTCGCGTTCGGACAGGGAGGCCAGCAGCTTGCGCGCGGGTTGCGCGGCGCGCTGCTCGTCGCGGTGGGCGTTGACCATGCGGGCGGCCACGCCGGGGTCGAGCACGGCTCCGCCGCGGGCGAGGTCGCGGATGGCCCGGAGCAGGGCGGCGGGGTCGATGTCCTTGAGGAGGAAGCCGTTGGCCCCGAGCCGCAGGGCGAGGCTGACGTACTCGTCGATGTCGAAGGTGGTCAGCATGGCGACGGTGGGTGGTTCGGGGAAGGCCTGGATGGCCCTGAGCGCCCGGATGCCGTCGTCGGCGGCGCGCATCTTGATGTCGAGCAGCACGACGTCGGGGTGGAAGCGGCGCGCGGTCTCCACGGCCGATCTGCCGTCGCTGGCC from the Amycolatopsis magusensis genome contains:
- a CDS encoding sensor histidine kinase, which gives rise to MSSGVPTVVVGQDPTPEAGRRRLSLGFRVTMLAAVCVAGAVALASFGAYFTVRDNLYSQIDESLNARVSTVLNDRDVIRTGGAEIPGYIFKLADVQFDIIYSNGESALRDQITDRPPIGPQERQVAARTTGQSIRTDGRTDSRVLAVPYEVTGGTPLALVIAQPLEGTKRTLNELSVVLLLIGGAGIIVAALAGTVVARGGLRPVERLTQATERVAKTGDLTPIPISGDDELARLTHSFNTMLGTVAESQERQRQLVADAGHELRTPLTSLRTNLELLLAANRAGAPKLADSDRVDIEADIGAQLDELTQLIGDLVELARADEPRAQFERVELAEVVERALDRARRRAGEIEFDVDLRPWVLSGDSSSLERAVLNLLDNAVKFSPVDGHVRLRLYPLGDGTAVVEVADSGPGIAEEDLPKVFDRFYRSSEARTLPGSGLGLAIVKQAAERHGGTVYAGQAPGGGALLTIRLPGVPG
- a CDS encoding response regulator transcription factor encodes the protein MRILVVDDDRAVRESLRRSLEFNGYQVELASDGAMALESIIANRPDAMVLDVMMPRLDGLEVARRLRSTGDDLPILVLTARDTVSDRVSGLDAGADDYLPKPFALEELLARLRALLRRASPETQPGQQAETLSFADLTLDPGTREVRRGERDISLTRTEFALMELFLSYPKHVLTRGRILEEVWGYDFPTSGNALEVYVGYLRRKTEAGGEPRLIHTVRGVGYVLRETPP
- a CDS encoding trimeric intracellular cation channel family protein codes for the protein MIGLVAFAGSGALAAVQARLDLFGVVVVGLTTALGGGIIRDVLLGLTPPTTLRTWPYLAVSAATALLVFFFHPQVARLRRAVLLADALGLGVFATAGTSTALHAGAPVYTACLIGMTTGIGGGAVRDLLLREIPLVLRKEIYAVAALAGCVLVGVGHLLRLPAGLVITAAAVTTVAIRVLALWRRWNAPVAKGTPPSSFS
- a CDS encoding response regulator, whose product is MIKVMFADDEELVRSGLRAMLSGAPDIEIVGEASDGRSAVETARRFHPDVVLLDIKMRAADDGIRALRAIQAFPEPPTVAMLTTFDIDEYVSLALRLGANGFLLKDIDPAALLRAIRDLARGGAVLDPGVAARMVNAHRDEQRAAQPARKLLASLSEREREVVGLIGQGLSNAEIGGRLHLSEATVKGYVSAVLSKIGAANRVQAALLAYRGGLID